The Vitis vinifera cultivar Pinot Noir 40024 chromosome 12, ASM3070453v1 genome has a segment encoding these proteins:
- the LOC100260870 gene encoding trihelix transcription factor ASIL2: MNDGTGTPSPATAPPRPLQPLACREDCWTEDATHTLIEAWGDRYLELNRGNLRQKHWQEVADAVNALHGHLKKARRTDVQCKNRIDTLKKKYKIEKSRVSDSNGALTSQWPFYERLDALIGSNMPAKKPSPPVYRKTPPMLPPVPVGPRSVMHKRPAPVTADESFRRNFSVVAAAAAAVEEVEEAESARSESDGDGGREGVKELAQAIVRFGEIYEKVEESKQKQMIDLEVKRMQFARDLEIQRMKLFMDTQVQLEKIKHAKRSSGNDSYS, translated from the exons ATGAACGACGGCACCGGAACTCCTTCGCCGGCGACTGCCCCACCGAGACCGTTACAGCCGTTGGCTTGCCGTGAAGATTGCTGGACCGAGGACGCTACCCATACTCTCATCGAGGCCTGGGGTGACCGTTATCTTGAGCTCAACCGCGGCAACCTCCGGCAGAAGCACTGGCAGGAGGTGGCTGACGCCGTCAACGCCCTTCACGGCCACCTTAAGAAGGCTCGCCGGACGGACGTTCAGTGCAAGAACCGTATCGATACGTTGAAGAAGAAGTACAAGATCGAAAAGTCTAGGGTTTCGGACTCGAACGGGGCGTTGACGAGTCAATGGCCATTCTACGAACGGCTTGATGCGCTAATAGGATCGAACATGCCGGCAAAGAAACCGTCGCCGCCGGTTTACCGGAAAACACCACCAATGCTTCCGCCAGTGCCCGTGGGTCCCCGATCGGTAATGCATAAACGTCCGGCTCCGGTCACCGCCGACGAGTCCTTCCGTCGGAACTTCTCCGTGGTGGCTGCTGCGGCGGCAGCtgtggaggaggtggaggaggCGGAGTCGGCAAGGTCGGAGTCTGACGGTGACGGAGGCAGGGAAGGGGTGAAGGAATTGGCTCAGGCGATTGTGAGGTTCGGAGAGATTTATGAGAAAGTTGAGGAGTCTAAGCAGAAGCAGATGATAGACTTGGAGGTGAAGAGAATGCAGTTTGCAAGGGATTTGGAGATTCAGAGGATGAAACTGTTCATGGATACTCAGGTTCAACTTGAAAAAATTAAGCATGCTAAGCGATCTTCCGGGAATG ACAGTTATTCATAG
- the LOC104880827 gene encoding F-box/LRR-repeat MAX2 homolog A, whose product MAGAAAGGATTIHDLPDAILSSILASVTDTRARNAAALVCRKWLVLERGTRTSLTLRGNVVHNNLYMIPTCFRAVTHLDLSLLSPWGHSLISPSSDPMLLAHLLRHAFPMVTSLTVYARTPATLQLLAPQWPNLTHIKLVKWHQRSPSALGSDFDPILRHCTSLTSVDLSNFYYWTEDLPPALQAHPATAAALTRLDLMTLSFAEGFKSHEILAITAACPNLQQLLIACTFDPRYIGFVGDEAIVAIASNCPGLTVLHLADTASLSNGRGDPEEEGFSSEDAGISTTALSGLFSGLPLLQELVLDVCKNVRDSGATLEMLNSRCPKLRVLKLGHFHGLCLAIGSQLDGVALCQGLESLSIKNSADLTDMGLIAIARGCSKLAKFEIHGCKKVTWKGISTMACLRRSTLVEFKISCCKNLDAVSALRGLEPIRDRIQRLHIDCIWDRSEQFEDSEEAILAHSFDLNELEQPSIPSQDDDRFWDHEASIKKKKRKYTTDLDASYEQNNGNGICSKTWERLRCLSLWIGVGELLPPLAKAGLDDCPCLEEIQIKVEGDCRERSKPSQPFGLSSLMRYPRLSKMKLDCGDTIGYALTAPSGQTDLSTWERFYLNGIKNLTLNELDYWPPQDKDVNHRSLSLPSAGLLAECVTLRKLFIHGTAHEHFMTFLLAIPNLRDVQLREDYYPAPENDMSTEMRIDSCSRFEDALNRRRILD is encoded by the coding sequence ATGGCCGGAGCTGCTGCCGGCGGCGCTACTACTATCCATGACCTGCCGGATGCGATTCTGTCGAGCATATTGGCGAGCGTGACCGACACCAGGGCAAGGAACGCCGCCGCGCTGGTCTGCCGAAAATGGCTGGTGTTGGAGAGGGGCACGCGGACCTCCCTCACCCTCCGTGGCAACGTCGTTCACAACAATCTGTATATGATTCCGACTTGTTTTCGGGCCGTGACTCACCTTGACCTCTCTCTGCTCTCGCCTTGGGGCCACTCTCTTATCTCTCCCTCCTCTGATCCTATGCTTCTAGCTCATCTTCTTCGCCATGCCTTTCCGATGGTGACTTCGCTCACTGTCTATGCTCGCACTCCGGCCACTCTCCAACTCCTGGCTCCCCAGTGGCCCAATCTCACGCACATCAAGCTCGTCAAGTGGCATCAGCGCTCTCCATCAGCGCTCGGATCCGATTTTGATCCTATTCTCCGTCACTGTACTTCGCTCACTTCTGTCGATCTTTCAAACTTCTATTACTGGACGGAGGACTTGCCTCCGGCACTGCAGGCGCATCCAGCGACCGCGGCGGCTCTGACTCGGTTAGATCTGATGACTCTGTCATTCGCCGAGGGCTTCAAGTCTCATGAGATTCTCGCCATTACAGCGGCTTGCCCTAATCTCCAACAACTTCTTATTGCTTGCACGTTTGATCCTAGATACATTGGTTTTGTTGGAGATGAAGCTATTGTGGCTATCGCTAGCAATTGCCCGGGATTGACAGTTCTTCATCTGGCCGATACGGCGTCGTTGTCGAACGGCAGGGGAGATCCGGAGGAGGAAGGGTTTAGTAGTGAGGATGCCGGAATCAGTACCACCGCCCTGTCGGGGCTGTTTTCAGGGCTTCCACTGCTGCAAGAGCTGGTCCTAGATGTCTGTAAAAATGTCAGAGACAGCGGGGCGACACTGGAGATGCTGAATTCCAGATGTCCCAAGTTGAGGGTGCTTAAGCTCGGGCATTTTCATGGGTTGTGTTTGGCGATTGGGTCGCAGTTAGACGGTGTTGCACTATGTCAAGGGCTTGAGTCTCTGTCGATAAAGAACTCGGCCGACTTGACAGATATGGGGTTGATAGCGATTGCCAGAGGATGTTCCAAGTTGGCCAAGTTTGAGATTCATGGTTGCAAGAAGGTTACATGGAAGGGTATAAGCACAATGGCTTGTTTGCGTCGCTCGACTCTAGTTGAATTTAAGATTTCTTGTTGCAAGAACCTTGACGCGGTGTCTGCTTTGAGAGGCTTGGAGCCAATTCGAGATCGGATTCAACGACTGCACATTGACTGCATTTGGGATAGGTCCGAGCAGTTTGAGGATTCGGAGGAAGCGATATTGGCTCACAGTTTTGACCTTAACGAATTGGAGCAACCAAGTATCCCCAGCCAGGATGATGATCGATTCTGGGACCATGAGGCCTCCATCAAGAAGAAAAAGCGCAAGTACACCACTGATCTGGACGCTTCCTACGAGCAAAACAATGGCAATGGGATCTGCTCAAAAACTTGGGAACGCCTGCGATGCCTCTCTCTTTGGATTGGCGTAGGTGAGCTTCTGCCTCCATTAGCAAAGGCAGGTCTTGATGATTGCCCGTGCTTGGAGGAGATTCAGATAAAGGTTGAAGGTGACTGTAGGGAACGGTCAAAGCCATCACAGCCATTTGGGCTGAGTTCTCTCATGCGATATCCTCGGCTGTCAAAGATGAAGTTGGATTGTGGTGATACCATAGGCTACGCTCTTACTGCGCCTTCAGGGCAAACGGACTTGAGCACGTGGGAGCGGTTTTACCTGAATGGGATTAAGAATCTGACTCTCAATGAGCTGGATTATTGGCCGCCACAGGACAAGGATGTTAACCACAGGAGTCTCTCGCTCCCATCTGCTGGCTTGCTTGCTGAGTGCGTTACACTGAGGAAGCTGTTCATCCATGGAACCGcacacgagcatttcatgaccTTCTTACTTGCTATCCCAAATTTGAGGGATGTACAGCTAAGAGAAGATTATTACCCTGCACCTGAGAATGACATGAGCACTGAGATGAGGATCGACTCCTGCAGTCGCTTTGAAGATGCATTGAATAGGCGGAGGATACTTGATTGA